The following nucleotide sequence is from Pochonia chlamydosporia 170 chromosome 4, whole genome shotgun sequence.
GTCCCGCATCGTGGAACTTGTCGCGGGCCATGACAAAGGTGGCGGTGAATAAGCTCGTGGCGACGGCGTGGCAGACAAGCGCAATGCcggagacgaagaaggagattgcgGCACCCAGACGGCCACAGCAGGCGAGGAAgccggagaagaaggccaggaCCTCGAAGAACAgggcgatgaggatgaataCCCAGCTGAATCGCCACATGTAGAAGTAGCTGAAGGAGGTGGTGCCGCTGCCGTAATCACCGCCCAGGCCAGAGGGGACATTTCTGGCGTGCGTGTCCCAGGCCCAGCCAAAAGgcatggcagccttggcgCTGGTGCAATCtttgttgtcgtcgccgcAGATGTAGAAGTATGTCCATTGGGACCAGGGTAGGGCGCCGGTGATGCCTTCGGTATGTGCGCGCAGGAAGTACGTCTTGTTGAGGGGCGTGGAATTGGTGACGCCggagaggatgatgaagaagaggaagaggatggagGTGGCCAGCATGACCAGGCCGGCTAGGCCGAGGGGAAAGTCTGGTTCATGATTGTTAGCTTGATGTTTTTGGAATGATTGACGAGTGGACGGGAGAGGACATATGCTTGTTGTCTCGCGGGCGCAAGCACAAGTCGCGACTTACTCTTAGGCATTATGAATTACTAGAAGCCTGTCGGCTGTATATCGCATTAGAAAAGTACCACCACTGCGAATAGGTCGGGAGGGTATAGTCGAGGTGCGAGGGATGTAGGGAAGAGAGAAGCTCGTGCGGGTGTGGCAGAGGGACGTCACAGGTATGTATATCAATTGGGGGAGGTGCTCAAGTATGCTCAAGTAGTGGGTAGACCAAGAAAATGGCACCACGTAGTGTCAAGTACTCCAAGTCTTGGCTGCTCTTTTtgcagcacttgagctcAGCACCACCCGCTCAGCGCTGTAGTCATGGATCAGGTAACTTTGGGTGTTCCGCTCACCAAACAGGGTTTTTTCGGCCGTCTAGAGGTGTGACGGAAGCTAGGTGCAAATTTAAAAAGTAGCAATGAAGCTTGCTTGGGAGAAGCGGCCGATTGTTAGTCGCAAGCTAGCGCAGCTTTGGGCTCCTGTGGTGTGTCTCAGTTGGGCCACTTTGACTGCTCCAGACAGGCGCAAGAAAAAAGCAGGGAACGGCGTTGGATCGTGTGTTCCACCAGGTAGCGTAGGTAGCGGGCTTGAGCAAGGAAGGGGAAATGAAACGAAATGAACTGAGTGCCGTGGTGAGCCTCGTTTGGAATTCGGATCTTTTTTAGCGACAGATTTGCttgtcttgatggccttgacgcGAGAAAATTTCTGTTCTagggagaggatggatggaggaggattgtGGATTTCACGAGGCGAGCAAGATCAGGATGACGGCCAGTACAAATAAAAAGCGAAATGGAGGAATTAGCAGCAGAGACGTTTTAGTAGGAGATGTGGAAAGTTCTGTGCCGAATCGAATCGGGTTGCACCATCAAAACGCCATTTCGCTAGGCGAGGCGATGCCGTGAACTGAGCTGGCGCTGAGCTGAGGGACACTACGACCAGCTCAgaccacttgaccagactggaacttGGCTGCTATTGTGCTGTGAATGCTCCTACGAGTATCAACCTCGCAATGGAGCAGGTGGCCTGCCTTGGATCAATCAATATTTTGTTTTGGTTACGTCTGCCGTGGCGCTGCTCCTTGGTGTGGGCCGCCGCAGCTCGTGATGACGACACTGGCGGGCGCCGGCATCGCTTTCTATTGGCTCCATTGAGGATGGAGCTGGCGATGGAGCTGGAAGATGGGGGCCAGCAGAACGAAGTAGCATTGAATAGCTCCAAGTCTGTCAGTCGATGCTTGGGACTGGGTCGAGCTTGTTCAGAGAGCTTCGTACAGGCCATGGCCGAGAACAGCGAAACCTCCACACTGGTCCATATAACTGACTGTACGGAGGACGTTCGATTGAAATCACCGGCAGAGGCGATAGTGTTGCggatgaagctggtggagTTGACGGTTGCTCGGCCACGAGTTCTGGTGCATGCCAGCTTCGTGATATGTGGAGTGCTCCAGAGTCCAGCTGTCGAGGCTCACAGCTCGTCTTCGATACAgcagcttggccatgttAATGTTAATAAGCATCAACCGCGACTACTGCTTGCTACAAAATGCACTTGTTCAATCTCACAACGCCAGCCTCGATGACGACCCCGACCGATGACCTTCGTCCATTACACTTGCCATGTTCTTCTCAGTTGGCGACAGCGGCCACGATGTGGGCCAATTCGATCGAGACCACTGTGCCAAAAGCCCCACAAGCCGGAAACCTTCCCTGAGCTCCCAACAGCTTTCGTTTCCCTGTTATTGGCTCCATTACCGTGATGTGATGTCATCGAGTCCAAACCCGGCGAGAATCTGGGTGCTCCTTCCTCGTTTCCCATGCAGCACCAAGCCCGGCTGTTGGCAATTCCGCGATGCAACTGCCGAGCCAGATTGATGAAACGAAACACGGGAAGACAACTACAATTCAACCAGATATCACAGCTTGCATGCTTCCGCCTACAACATTTCCCGTTTGAGGCGCAGGCAGGGAGCAAAATGACATTTTGCAACAGCACAGCGAATAGCGGAACGGCAGCACCATTGAAAATATCCCAATTAGGTTTGACCATCACCACGACGTCAATGTCAAAATTTCCCCTCTCAGAGTTTGCGATTAAGCTTTGCACCGGACATAACCGCTCGCCTGGATTTGTATGACGTCGCTTAAATGTCGAGCACGTAGTCACGTTGCCGACGTTGATGGTGAAATACGGCATTGTGACTTGAACGGGTAGACGGGTGACTGCCTTGGTGACGTTGTGGATGTTGGATTTCAGCTAacactacggagtagttgTGCGAGCTTTGAAGGCAGCTCGATGTTGCGACATGGTGCTCATGTCAAGCCAGTTACTGCTCGTCTCCAGATATTGGTTCCGATCATCAGATGCTGCCAATTGGCCGTTGGAAACCCAAGGGGCACATGGCTGCGTTATCGGTGACATATCAATCTACTCTGATATTGAAGGCGGATTCCGTGCAGACATGCAGGGTTTAGGCACTCAGCAAACGGCTGATATGCAAGTCGTTTCAGAAGCACTTCAATTTCCTATCCTGGCAGCCTAGAAGATCAGCCAAACATCCATAGACTTGCCGTAAGGACCGTTTCACGACAAACTGCGAACTCTACAAGTGACCCGATTGATAccatttcttcttttcgctTGATCGGCCACGTACTTCATCGCCAAGCTGGGTAGTGTACATGGTGCATCTTGCCTCTAGTGGCGGTGTACAGCCTCAAAGACACGTAAGTTGCACATATGCGTGGGATATTTCTGGCGAATGTTGTCTGCAAGCCCCAACAGATTAGCCTATAATAAACGGCTGTAGCTCGTGATACTGAGGTCTGCAGATGTCATTTGTGTTGCATGCAGCCCGAATAGGAGACATTTCCCATTggagatggctgctggagaGGCGTTGAGGAGATGTGCATTGACTCACTCTTACACATCGGTTGATTCCCTCGAAATAACTAGCAGACCGCTCAACGTTGCAAATGAGGCCATGTTCGATGAAATGTTGGGGCTGGAGTGGATTTGACAAGAATTTGGAGACAACTGGACGGCTCGGCTTCATGTTCTGAAGATCTTCTGGGCTATATGAGGGATCTATTTCCTCCGTGCGTTCAAAgactgcttcttctttgggaGACGACGAACAGTTTATGAGTTCCGTTGACTACAGCGGCGAATTCGAACGCTGCGAGCTCTACAACGACAAATGTTGCGCCAACATTCGGTACACTAACCAAGTAAAGTACGTAAGCTTCTCAAAGTTCAACGGAAGACGGCACCCATCTCTGCCCAAATATATCCCACAGCCACTCACAAGCGTCTTGGCTTCAGGGATGTAGTATCATACTGAACATGACTACGCCGCACGTACTCCGAGCAAGTCACCAACACCCAGCCCAAACCAATATTCGAAACAGAAGTTCATCATGCCACTCATAGTCTAGAACAAGAATGTGGCCGTCAAGCATGTCCTCTGGCCAATGTAACACTAGGTGGCGTGTCAAAATGGCGGGTTGGCACTACcctgcatcttctgccaATGTTGTATTTTCTGTCACCAGAGGTGTTTATGCATATTTACCACGAACACATGACTATTTGTTTCCATGTTGTAAACGGCTGCACATAGACACCCGAAGCGGCATGTTGTATTTCTTGGTGCATTCATGTGCCTCTGGTCAGAACGCGACGGTAAGTTGCACGCCAGCTCACAGAGCCGAGTACTTTGTGTTGCACCGGAAGAGATTCATGTGTCAAGTTACGAAGCTAGGAAACACGTGTTGGTAAGCTTGTTAGCTTTGAGAGTTGAGAAAAAACGCCAAGTTCGAACAGTCAAGTCTCTGCGTCTGTAGATGGACACCCATTCACGAATATGTTCAGCTTCTATATCTCGTAGCATTAAACGATGGTAATACTAAATTACCCTGATGTGATTGGGACTTGTGACAATATTCCCCCTCTGTTCCGATATTGCGTAGCTGATAGGATGTATCTTGATCGCTAACCTGGATACAGCGAATTATATACATCACATACAACACCAATGCGACTGCCGGATATACAGAATACACTCACTTATATCCTCCAAACATATCAGGCTCAAAGCTCTCAAAGTAAACTTTTGTCTTGTTCACCCAATTCCCCGGTATCCCATAATGAATATAGCCAAGCCAGTGTTACAAAACAAGACAGTCATCCTCCAAACCCATGAAATCAGTTCCCAGAGCGATAATTAACACCATAGACCTTGAACTGGCTAGCATCACCTTCCCACTTCACCCTGCTACACTTCCGATTAGGATTGATCGACTTCCGAAAGCCAACGTACTTTCCATCCGCTGCACCGCTCGCACGCAAAGTATAAGTCGACCCCTTGGCCTGATACTCAAACACAAAGGCCCTCGCCTCGCTCTTCGTGGCCGTAAGAGTTGCATTGTTCGAAATGTACAGCTTCTTAAGCGCAGACTGGAGATAAAAGCTATTCCCAAACCGGTTGTCGTCGGCGCTTTGCAAAATCCAGCGCTGTTTGACGTCGTCATGATTCTTGGTAGCCTGAAGACCGATAACATTGCCCTTTTGCgtgccagccagaccaaGGCCCTCACTCTCAATCGTCACATAGCGCCCTTCGGTAATGGACCCACGAATCCGCTTGAACCCATCTTCAACGAGCCCATCCATATCCTGCTCCGTGTTGGACTTGCCGTACGGCACGGCGGGATAATTTCCGTGAGAAAAGCCCGCCAGACACTTCGCCGCACCAACCCATGGACCGGTAAGAGAACCAAGCTCAAGATCACCAGTCATCCAGTCGCTGTCGTTTCTTGGCTCCGGCATACGCACCGGCGTCAGCACGGGCAACGAGTAGTCGGGGTTCTCAAAGTCGAACGCGTTGACCATGTTAGTCATATGTCGGCGACGCCAGGGCCCAATTCCGTGATTCGTCACATTGTACCCGTTGGCCGCGGCCCAGGCCTCTACAAACATCAGATCGGACGTGTGGTCCCCAGTCTCGGCGAAGACATGACCACCCCGGGTCCATGGGGAGATGATAAAGCGAGGGATACGATGTCCTAAGAGTGGTCTGCGTCAGCGAAATCTTAGTGCGAGGAGGGTTTTGTGAGACGGTGTTTCTGTGACAACTCATATTGGGAAGTCGCGTGGACGGTGTTTTTCACAAAGCTCACCTGGACCGATGGGTAATACCCCGTTATTAGCATTGAAGGGGTCGGTGATCCATTCTCCGGCGGCTTCTTTGGGGGCAACCGGGGGGATGACATGGTCGGCCCAACCGCCTTGTTCGTCGtagctgatgatgagggcggTTTCCTTGTATGCCGGGCTGTTCATGACGGCTTGGACGACGTTTCTCTGCAGCCAAGCACCGTCAATGGGCATGTTGGGCGCATGTTCACTCTGTTCCTGGTTGCCGATGATCCAGCTGACTTGGGGGAGAGTGCCGTTGGCACAAGCGTCGTAGAAAGCTTGGAGGCCGGGGAACGCGGTGCCATTTTTGCGTAGGATGTTGTCCTTGGGAGCGGTCTGATACTGCTTGAAGTAGTGGAGCATGTTGTCTTCGTAGTTGTCCAGGCCTTGCCAGACTTTCCATGAGATGCCGGCGTCCATGAGGTATTCCGGCATAGTCTTCCACACAAAGGGATAGCAATTGTTGCCGGGAGAGTCACAGCCCGGACTGGCACGGTTGGATAGGATGTTGCCGCCTTTACCGTCTGGGTTCGTAGGAGATCCGGCGGTGTTGACACTTCCGCTCATCCACATGATGCGGTTGGGATCCGTAACACCAAGGATACTCTGGTGGGAGTTGTCCATCAGTGTCCATCCGTTGGCAATGTCCCAGTGAGTTGCTACATCTTCGCGTTTGTAGTAGCCCATGCTGTAGTCTGTGTCCCAGATAACCCATCCGTCGCCACGGCCGTTGTTCCAGGCTCCGTGCATGGCATCCCATCCATTTGATCCGCCGCCCATGCACTGGGTGGCATCTTTCCAGTCGCCGCCGAGGTAGTTGATGTGCCATGGTGAAAGGACCTGAGTGCCGTTCTTGACATTCTTTATGGGTCTGTCGTGGAAAGTCAGAACGAGTGAAACTTGTGCTTCTC
It contains:
- a CDS encoding non-hemolytic phospholipase C precursor (similar to Cordyceps militaris CM01 XP_006673507.1), with the translated sequence MWHSALAFSLMASAATVQAGSLKDIKHIVLFMQENRSFDHYFGTMAGVRNFGDPNVKVNDGVPVWRQPIKNVKNGTQVLSPWHINYLGGDWKDATQCMGGGSNGWDAMHGAWNNGRGDGWVIWDTDYSMGYYKREDVATHWDIANGWTLMDNSHQSILGVTDPNRIMWMSGSVNTAGSPTNPDGKGGNILSNRASPGCDSPGNNCYPFVWKTMPEYLMDAGISWKVWQGLDNYEDNMLHYFKQYQTAPKDNILRKNGTAFPGLQAFYDACANGTLPQVSWIIGNQEQSEHAPNMPIDGAWLQRNVVQAVMNSPAYKETALIISYDEQGGWADHVIPPVAPKEAAGEWITDPFNANNGVLPIGPGHRIPRFIISPWTRGGHVFAETGDHTSDLMFVEAWAAANGYNVTNHGIGPWRRRHMTNMVNAFDFENPDYSLPVLTPVRMPEPRNDSDWMTGDLELGSLTGPWVGAAKCLAGFSHGNYPAVPYGKSNTEQDMDGLVEDGFKRIRGSITEGRYVTIESEGLGLAGTQKGNVIGLQATKNHDDVKQRWILQSADDNRFGNSFYLQSALKKLYISNNATLTATKSEARAFVFEYQAKGSTYTLRASGAADGKYVGFRKSINPNRKCSRVKWEGDASQFKVYGVNYRSGN
- a CDS encoding cortical patch protein (similar to Metarhizium acridum CQMa 102 XP_007811210.1); the encoded protein is MPKNFPLGLAGLVMLATSILFLFFIILSGVTNSTPLNKTYFLRAHTEGITGALPWSQWTYFYICGDDNKDCTSAKAAMPFGWAWDTHARNVPSGLGGDYGSGTTSFSYFYMWRFSWVFILIALFFEVLAFFSGFLACCGRLGAAISFFVSGIALVCHAVATSLFTATFVMARDKFHDAGRDAELGAYGFGFMWGSFTALLIATVLFALGIRGDKTRATGGGGGLFRRKRSTRSYEGRRVKDDYS